The Podospora pseudocomata strain CBS 415.72m chromosome 1 map unlocalized CBS415.72m_1, whole genome shotgun sequence genome has a segment encoding these proteins:
- a CDS encoding uncharacterized protein (EggNog:ENOG503P6U8; COG:S), with protein MSFLGKILYVTVLILNAIVVLSEDRFLARVNLTPATHNRSFGGPGGVDSSVKYNAIQLIASIRTLMRIPLIVINTLIIVYELVLG; from the exons ATGTCTTTTCTGGGGAAGATTCTCTATG TGACCGTCCTGATTCTCAACGCCATCGTCGTCCTGTCAGAGGACCGCTTCCTCGCTCGCG TAAACCTCACCCCCGCAACCCACAACCGCTCCTTCGGCGGCCCCGGCGGCGTAGACAGCAGCGTCAAGTACAATGCCATCCAGCTGATTGCCTCGATCCGGACCTTGATGAGGA TACCATTAATTGTGATCAATACCCTCATCATAGTGTATGAGCTTGTTTTGGGCTAA